In the Oncorhynchus gorbuscha isolate QuinsamMale2020 ecotype Even-year linkage group LG05, OgorEven_v1.0, whole genome shotgun sequence genome, one interval contains:
- the LOC124036200 gene encoding protein FAM186A-like isoform X1, producing the protein MPLTMLALTMLAMPLTMLALTMLAMPLTMLALTMLALTMLAMPLTMLALTMLAMPLTMLAMPLTMLALTMLAMPLTMLALTMLAMPLTMLALTMLAMPLTMLALTMLAMPLTMLALTMLAMPLTMLALTMLAMSLTMLALTMLAMPLTMLALTMLAMPLTMLALTMLAMLLTMLALTMLAMPLTMLALTMLAMPLTMLALTMLAMPLTMLALTMLAMLHCPTTSITHFVS; encoded by the exons ATGCCCCTGACCATGTTAGCCCTGACCATGTTAGCCATGCCCCTGACCATGTTAGCCCTGACCATGTTAGCCATGCCCCTGACCATGTTAGCCCTGACCATGTTAGCCCTGACCATGTTAGCCATGCCCCTGACCATGTTAGCCCTGACCATGTTAGCCATGCCCCTGACCAT GTTAGCCATGCCCCTGACCATGTTAGCCCTGACTATGTTAGCCATGCCCCTGACCATGTTAGCCCTGACCATGTTAGCCATGCCCCTGACCATGTTAGCCCTGACTATGTTAGCCATGCCCCTGACCATGTTAGCCCTGACTATGTTAGCCATGCCCCTGACCATGTTAGCCCTGACTATGTTAGCCATGCCCCTGACCATGTTAGCCCTGACCATGTTAGCCATGTCCCTGACCATGTTAGCCCTGACCATGTTAGCCATGCCCCTGACCATGTTAGCCCTGACCATGTTAGCCATGCCCCTGACCATGTTAGCCCTGACCATGTTAGCCATGCTACTGACCATGTTAGCCCTGACCATGTTAGCCATGCCCCTGACCATGTTAGCCCTGACCATGTTAGCCATGCCCCTGACCATGTTAGCCCTGACCATGTTAGCCATGCCCCTGACCATGTTAGCCCTGACCATGTTAGCCATGCTGCACTGTCCCACTACTTCCATTACGCACTTTGTCAGTTAA
- the LOC124036200 gene encoding protein FAM186A-like isoform X2 produces the protein MPLTMLALTMLAMPLTMLALTMLALTMLAMPLTMLALTMLAMPLTMLAMPLTMLALTMLAMPLTMLALTMLAMPLTMLALTMLAMPLTMLALTMLAMPLTMLALTMLAMPLTMLALTMLAMSLTMLALTMLAMPLTMLALTMLAMPLTMLALTMLAMLLTMLALTMLAMPLTMLALTMLAMPLTMLALTMLAMPLTMLALTMLAMLHCPTTSITHFVS, from the exons ATGCCCCTGACCAT GTTAGCCCTGACCATGTTAGCCATGCCCCTGACCATGTTAGCCCTGACCATGTTAGCCCTGACCATGTTAGCCATGCCCCTGACCATGTTAGCCCTGACCATGTTAGCCATGCCCCTGACCAT GTTAGCCATGCCCCTGACCATGTTAGCCCTGACTATGTTAGCCATGCCCCTGACCATGTTAGCCCTGACCATGTTAGCCATGCCCCTGACCATGTTAGCCCTGACTATGTTAGCCATGCCCCTGACCATGTTAGCCCTGACTATGTTAGCCATGCCCCTGACCATGTTAGCCCTGACTATGTTAGCCATGCCCCTGACCATGTTAGCCCTGACCATGTTAGCCATGTCCCTGACCATGTTAGCCCTGACCATGTTAGCCATGCCCCTGACCATGTTAGCCCTGACCATGTTAGCCATGCCCCTGACCATGTTAGCCCTGACCATGTTAGCCATGCTACTGACCATGTTAGCCCTGACCATGTTAGCCATGCCCCTGACCATGTTAGCCCTGACCATGTTAGCCATGCCCCTGACCATGTTAGCCCTGACCATGTTAGCCATGCCCCTGACCATGTTAGCCCTGACCATGTTAGCCATGCTGCACTGTCCCACTACTTCCATTACGCACTTTGTCAGTTAA
- the LOC124035180 gene encoding beta-crystallin B3-like, translating into MSEQQSAPEQLAAGKSQGGAGATYKVVLFEFENFQGRKAEFSAECKDVSEKGLEKVGSVLVESGPWVGYDRQGFAGEQFVLEKGEYPRWDTWTNSQYSYSFWSMRPLKVDSAEHKLHLFESPGFTGKKMEIVDDDVPSLWGHGFQDRVASVKALNGTWVGYMYPGYRGRQYVFERGDFKHWNDWDSPAPQIQSVRRVRDMQWHKRGCFTIPAPTPDPAPAPAPAPEPPAPPAAAGAS; encoded by the exons ATGTCGGAGCAGCAGAGCGCCCCTGAGCAACTGGCTGCAGGGAAGAGCCAGGGTGGAGCAGGAGCCACTTACAAG GTGGTGCTGTTTGAATTTGAGAATTTCCAGGGTCGCAAGGCTGAGTTTTCTGCCGAGTGTAAAGATGTTTCAGAGAAGGGCTTGGAGAAGGTGGGCTCTGTGCTGGTTGAGTCTGGCCC ATGGGTGGGGTATGACCGCCAGGGGTTTGCAGGTGAGCAGTTTGTCCTGGAGAAAGGAGAGTATCCACGCTGGGACACCTGGACCAACAGCCAGTACAGCTATTCTTTCTGGTCCATGCGGCCTCTCAAAGTG GATAGTGCCGAACACAAGCTCCATCTGTTTGAGAGCCCAGGCTTCACTGGTAAAAAGATGGAGATTGTTGATGATGACGTTCCCAGTTTGTGGGGACATGGTTTCCAAGATCGCGTAGCAAGTGTCAAGGCTCTCAACGGAAC ATGGGTTGGCTACATGTACCCAGGCTACAGGGGGCGGCAGTATGTGTTTGAGCGTGGAGACTTCAAGCACTGGAACGACTGGGATTCCCCTGCACCACAGATCCAGTCTGTCCGACGTGTGCGTGACATGCAGTGGCACAAGAGGGGGTGTTTCACCATCCCTGCTCCTACCCCTGACCCAGCTCCTGCCCCTGCCCCAGCACCTGAACCCCCTGCCCCCCCTGCCGCCGCTGGGGCCAGCTGA